Sequence from the Salinicoccus sp. RF5 genome:
GCTCCTGATCCGCGCGTTCGACTTGCATGTATTAGGCACGCCGCCAGCGTTCATCCTGAGCCAGGATCAAACTCTCCATAATTGGAAGTTCTCTGACTCCGTTGCGGTTTTACTTGTCGCCCAAGTGGAATGCCGAAGCATTCGTTTTTTCGGAATTAACGTTGACATATTGTCATTCAGTTTTCAATGTTCTCTGTTTTGACTGCTTTACTATTATAGCATGTTGATCTCAGCGATGCAACACTTTTTTATATCTTTTTTAACTTAATAGTAACGTTTGTTGTGTCGGTTTTGCGTTTCGTCCGACAAGAAATAACTATACAGGGTTTCATTAGAGAATGCAAGAGGTTTTTCAAAAAAAGTTTTCCAGACCATTTTTCATTGTAATGGCCTGGTTTCTTCTATAGTTCTGTACGATACTCTATCGCTTTCGAAAGCGTGACTTCATCGGCATATTCCAAGTCGCCCCCGACAGGCAGCCCATGCGCAAGACGTGTGATCTTTACACCGATCGGCTTGACCAGACGGGAGATGTACATTGCTGTAGACTCCCCTTCTATATTCGGGTTCGTTGCCAATATGATTTCTTTTATCTGCTCGTCCTTCAGCCTTTCAATCAATGTGGCCACATTGATGTCTTCCGGCCCGATTCCATCCATGGGACTGATTGCACCATGAAGAACATGGTACATCCCCCTATACTCACGCATCTTCTCCATTGCAATGACGTCTTTAGTATCCTGCACTACACAGACGATGGATCTATCTCTATTCTTGTCCTGACATATATAGCAAGGGTCGATGTCGGTGATATGGCCGCATATCGAACAGAATTGGAGGTCTCTCTTTACTTCCATCAGGCTGCGTGAAAAGCTGACGACATCGTCTTCTTTCATATTGAGTACATAAAATGCCAGACGTTGGGCAGTCTTCGGCCCAATGCCCGGCAGTTTCATGAAGCTGTCGATCAGCTTTGATATGGGTTCCGGATAATGCATGTTACATCATTCCCGGAATGTTCAT
This genomic interval carries:
- the recR gene encoding recombination mediator RecR yields the protein MHYPEPISKLIDSFMKLPGIGPKTAQRLAFYVLNMKEDDVVSFSRSLMEVKRDLQFCSICGHITDIDPCYICQDKNRDRSIVCVVQDTKDVIAMEKMREYRGMYHVLHGAISPMDGIGPEDINVATLIERLKDEQIKEIILATNPNIEGESTAMYISRLVKPIGVKITRLAHGLPVGGDLEYADEVTLSKAIEYRTEL